One genomic window of Providencia hangzhouensis includes the following:
- a CDS encoding phage tail protein: MNKLKSLTDFLKANLPPRVCDVEFKSEMDEIQFIRAHRDLGLDQYQMMIRQSEAVISWGRFPYRLIHPDYIPLLIDAWACEQDNELGNSNIEQEPPSMIVEVDDETAVVIVSISLAEPVVMKEDINGIVPFDGKRWSLADTEFGYAEHAEIYSDVKNDN, from the coding sequence ATGAATAAATTAAAAAGCCTAACTGATTTTTTAAAAGCCAATTTACCGCCACGCGTCTGCGATGTTGAATTTAAAAGCGAAATGGACGAAATACAGTTTATCCGCGCGCATCGGGATTTAGGCTTAGACCAATATCAAATGATGATACGACAAAGTGAAGCTGTCATTTCATGGGGGCGTTTTCCTTATCGACTGATTCATCCTGATTATATCCCTTTGCTAATTGATGCGTGGGCATGTGAACAAGATAACGAGTTAGGCAATAGCAATATCGAACAAGAACCGCCATCTATGATTGTTGAAGTTGATGACGAAACAGCCGTTGTCATTGTGTCAATTTCACTCGCTGAGCCCGTTGTGATGAAAGAAGACATAAACGGGATTGTTCCTTTTGATGGTAAACGTTGGTCACTGGCAGATACCGAATTTGGATACGCAGAACACGCTGAAATTTATAGTGACGTGAAAAATGATAATTAA
- a CDS encoding head completion/stabilization protein, protein MFNGNDLNYQSVEITNDGFWPDINLADFQRQRQIPPDLNHELLTDALLASVAEINLSLESLKKQLLPKGYNTANDAPGAKANGQNALCAQYKKALYARAKADLIGEITSIVSRAANPKQENPETKNNLLAEAAFVIRNMKGLKRVTVAMI, encoded by the coding sequence ATGTTCAATGGTAACGATTTAAATTATCAATCAGTTGAAATAACGAATGATGGTTTCTGGCCTGATATTAATTTAGCTGACTTTCAAAGACAGCGCCAAATACCACCGGATTTAAATCATGAGTTATTAACGGATGCGTTATTAGCCAGTGTTGCTGAAATTAATTTATCGCTCGAATCACTGAAAAAACAATTGTTGCCTAAAGGGTATAACACTGCAAATGATGCTCCGGGAGCAAAAGCCAATGGGCAAAACGCATTGTGTGCACAATATAAAAAGGCGCTCTATGCACGGGCTAAAGCGGATTTGATAGGCGAAATAACATCAATTGTCAGCCGTGCGGCAAATCCGAAGCAAGAAAACCCTGAAACAAAGAATAATTTACTCGCAGAAGCCGCATTTGTGATCCGCAATATGAAAGGCTTAAAACGTGTCACGGTGGCGATGATATGA
- a CDS encoding phage holin family protein produces the protein MEEHEKTFITMVIIGALISIGQMLTGAEPITIKLFVSRVILGAATSVAAAALLIWIPDLSPLALVGCASALGIAGYQAVEMWIRKRGSALLKGKFKQ, from the coding sequence ATGGAAGAACACGAAAAAACATTTATTACAATGGTTATTATCGGGGCGCTAATTAGCATTGGTCAAATGCTAACAGGGGCTGAACCTATCACCATCAAGTTATTTGTGAGTCGGGTAATTTTAGGGGCGGCAACCTCTGTCGCTGCCGCTGCACTTTTAATTTGGATCCCCGACCTTTCACCGCTTGCCCTTGTTGGATGTGCCTCCGCATTAGGGATTGCCGGATATCAAGCGGTTGAAATGTGGATTAGAAAACGTGGAAGCGCACTGTTAAAAGGGAAATTTAAGCAATGA
- a CDS encoding phage protein produces the protein MSQRLSGQSFDFNIDGDLIHVEKVSLSITDNTAAAQTKGMPDGFVAGDVSAEGEIEISTKYFEIIVAKARAAGSWRGIKPMDFLWYAKAGNEEMKVESFGNKLILTDILDTDPKGGALTTHKIKYLVTSPDFVRIKGIPYLESELTQTLIG, from the coding sequence ATGAGCCAACGTTTATCTGGTCAATCCTTTGACTTTAATATTGATGGTGACTTAATTCACGTCGAAAAAGTGAGCCTATCCATTACTGATAATACCGCAGCCGCGCAAACCAAAGGTATGCCCGACGGTTTTGTCGCGGGTGATGTGAGCGCAGAGGGTGAAATCGAAATTAGTACAAAATATTTTGAGATTATCGTCGCAAAAGCGCGGGCGGCAGGCTCATGGCGTGGGATTAAGCCAATGGATTTCCTTTGGTACGCCAAGGCAGGCAATGAAGAAATGAAAGTCGAATCATTCGGCAATAAATTGATTTTGACTGATATTTTAGATACCGATCCCAAAGGTGGCGCACTCACTACTCACAAAATTAAATATCTGGTTACGAGTCCTGATTTTGTGCGTATTAAAGGCATTCCTTATTTGGAATCTGAGTTAACTCAAACCCTTATCGGATAA
- a CDS encoding phage major capsid protein, P2 family — translation MQLNTRARQFLKEYEAGLRKSYGVDDTSKYFAITDPKETSLRNALMEQSAFLNMITCADVDQLQGQVVSVGNPGIFTGRKQGGRFIRQTANDGNEYKLVETDSGAALDWALLSVWANSGSENEFFQRMQAFTNETFALDMIRIGWNGTHVAKSTDFEAYPNGEDVNIGWHQIAKDWDGGKQVITDPVKLDDKGDYRSLDAMASDLINTCIPVQYRSDPRLVVLVGPDLVAAEQYRLYQAADKPTEKIAAQMLGTTIAGRPAIIPPFMPGKRMVVTYLSNLHIYTQRNTRQRKAEFVEDRKQYENKYLRNEGYALEYPELYAAYDESAVTIGEITEPAEKVGE, via the coding sequence ATGCAATTAAATACTCGTGCAAGGCAGTTTCTAAAAGAATATGAAGCTGGTCTGCGTAAAAGTTATGGGGTTGACGATACGTCAAAATACTTTGCCATAACTGATCCAAAAGAAACATCATTGCGCAATGCGTTGATGGAGCAATCTGCATTCTTAAACATGATTACATGTGCTGATGTAGACCAACTCCAAGGGCAAGTCGTATCAGTAGGAAACCCCGGTATTTTTACAGGTCGTAAGCAAGGTGGGCGTTTTATTCGTCAAACTGCGAACGATGGTAATGAATATAAACTGGTTGAAACTGATTCCGGTGCAGCACTTGATTGGGCGCTTTTATCTGTATGGGCGAACTCGGGGTCTGAAAATGAGTTTTTCCAACGCATGCAAGCCTTTACTAATGAAACGTTTGCATTAGATATGATCCGAATCGGTTGGAATGGTACGCATGTAGCAAAATCAACAGATTTTGAAGCCTATCCGAACGGAGAAGACGTCAATATTGGTTGGCATCAAATCGCAAAAGATTGGGACGGTGGTAAACAGGTAATTACTGACCCAGTCAAATTAGATGATAAAGGGGATTATCGGTCATTAGATGCAATGGCATCCGACCTGATTAATACCTGTATTCCGGTGCAATACCGCAGTGACCCACGCTTAGTTGTATTAGTTGGGCCTGATTTAGTCGCGGCTGAACAATACCGACTTTATCAAGCGGCTGACAAACCAACAGAAAAAATCGCAGCTCAAATGTTGGGAACCACAATTGCGGGTCGCCCTGCGATTATCCCGCCATTTATGCCGGGCAAACGCATGGTTGTGACATATCTGTCAAACCTGCATATCTACACCCAACGCAATACGCGTCAGCGTAAAGCGGAGTTTGTAGAAGACCGTAAGCAGTATGAAAACAAATATCTGCGTAATGAAGGATATGCGCTGGAATATCCAGAGTTATATGCCGCTTATGATGAAAGCGCGGTCACAATTGGTGAAATTACTGAACCTGCTGAAAAGGTCGGTGAATAA
- a CDS encoding DUF2586 domain-containing protein: protein MWPNIQVNQVNQLQGETKEIERVLLFVGKGKSHIGETLPVNTQTDLDTLLGVENSPLKSNIKAAMANAGQNWFGYVHVLPESAAETDFVDAVMKAQSVASVEGYVYIGDATKTTIKAAQTLRANLMAKFGRWTWAILSVAGLQAKETWQLALTRLGELQKGEAVESIQLVPTFWGNEAGVLAGRLCNRAVTIADSPARVKTGALLDLGNVDKPKDDSGVEIDLATLQALEKLRYSVPMWYPDYDGMYWSDGRTLDVEGGDFQAIENLRIVDKVARRVRLQAIAKIADRSLNSTPNSIETHKSYFARTMREMSRSAEINGVTFPGECKPPQDNDVVIVWKTKNTVEIYITVRTYECPKGITVSILLDASLESA from the coding sequence ATGTGGCCTAACATTCAGGTTAATCAAGTCAATCAGTTACAAGGCGAAACCAAAGAAATTGAGCGTGTTTTGCTGTTTGTGGGCAAAGGGAAGAGCCATATTGGTGAAACCTTACCTGTTAATACTCAAACTGATTTAGATACATTATTGGGGGTAGAAAATAGCCCTTTAAAGTCGAATATCAAGGCAGCAATGGCGAATGCTGGGCAGAATTGGTTTGGTTATGTTCACGTCTTGCCCGAGAGCGCAGCCGAAACCGATTTTGTTGATGCGGTAATGAAAGCGCAATCTGTTGCCAGTGTTGAGGGCTATGTCTATATCGGTGATGCCACCAAAACAACAATTAAAGCTGCGCAAACACTCCGCGCCAATTTAATGGCGAAGTTTGGGCGCTGGACATGGGCAATTCTTTCTGTCGCAGGGTTACAAGCGAAAGAAACATGGCAGCTAGCATTAACCCGCCTTGGTGAACTCCAAAAAGGCGAAGCGGTTGAATCTATTCAATTAGTGCCCACGTTTTGGGGAAATGAAGCGGGAGTATTGGCGGGTCGTTTATGTAATCGTGCGGTTACCATTGCCGATAGCCCGGCTCGGGTAAAAACAGGCGCTCTGCTTGATTTAGGCAACGTTGATAAACCCAAAGACGATAGCGGTGTGGAAATTGACTTAGCCACCTTGCAAGCGTTGGAAAAACTCCGTTATAGCGTGCCAATGTGGTACCCCGACTATGACGGCATGTATTGGTCAGATGGTCGAACCTTAGATGTTGAGGGCGGCGATTTTCAAGCAATTGAAAACCTGCGTATTGTTGATAAAGTCGCGCGTCGCGTTCGCTTACAAGCTATTGCAAAAATTGCAGACCGTAGCTTAAACAGTACACCAAACAGCATTGAAACCCACAAATCGTATTTTGCTCGCACTATGCGTGAAATGTCACGTAGTGCAGAAATCAACGGTGTCACGTTCCCCGGTGAATGTAAACCGCCACAAGACAATGACGTCGTGATTGTGTGGAAAACCAAAAATACCGTTGAAATTTATATCACAGTAAGAACGTATGAATGTCCGAAAGGAATTACGGTCAGTATCTTACTGGATGCTAGCTTGGAGAGCGCATAA
- the gpM gene encoding phage terminase small subunit produces MLSPAQRHRASVELRQKLEQQQAVTIADGASMHLQARAIEQDVKRLREQPTTADRVEMKKRELLPAYLPTAERYLSEGEVYRNPIFAYCTVWLFDVGDFDKGLDWADIAIEQGQLTPDNFRSNFPAFVADTILAWATLENEAGNSIEPYFSRTFKNVTEKWRVHEKIRAKYYKFAALNLLRSNINQDAKASAIDCVDTLEQAASYMEKARQLNPKVGVDTHLKRIAMRIRALTAE; encoded by the coding sequence ATGCTATCACCTGCTCAACGTCATCGGGCTAGCGTTGAACTACGCCAAAAGTTAGAACAGCAACAGGCCGTCACTATCGCAGATGGTGCCAGTATGCACTTACAGGCGAGAGCGATTGAGCAGGATGTCAAAAGACTGCGTGAGCAACCGACAACAGCTGACCGCGTGGAAATGAAAAAGCGGGAGTTACTCCCCGCTTATCTTCCCACCGCTGAACGCTATTTGTCCGAGGGGGAGGTCTACCGAAACCCAATTTTTGCTTACTGCACCGTTTGGCTATTTGATGTTGGGGATTTCGACAAGGGATTGGATTGGGCAGATATTGCCATTGAGCAAGGACAGCTCACCCCAGACAATTTCCGCAGTAATTTTCCGGCCTTTGTTGCTGACACTATCTTAGCGTGGGCAACATTGGAAAATGAAGCGGGAAACAGTATTGAGCCTTATTTTTCAAGAACCTTTAAAAATGTCACTGAAAAGTGGCGAGTTCACGAAAAAATCAGGGCTAAATACTACAAATTTGCTGCATTGAATTTGCTAAGAAGCAATATCAATCAGGATGCGAAAGCCAGCGCCATTGATTGTGTTGATACATTGGAGCAAGCCGCATCCTATATGGAAAAAGCACGACAGCTTAATCCGAAAGTGGGTGTTGATACGCATTTAAAACGGATCGCTATGCGCATTCGAGCATTAACAGCCGAATAA